The nucleotide sequence GGGCTGCGCCCCCTGATGATGGAGGCCAGCCCCACGCCGAGCGCCGCCACCAGCGGCACCGTCACCGTGGAGGTTGTCACCCCGCCTGCGTCATAGGCGACACCGATAATCTCTTCGGGCGCGACAATGGTCATCAGCATCACGAGGACATAGCCACTTATAATCACCAGAGAAATCGACCAGCCTCGTATTATTCGAAGAACACCGATCAGGATGGCCACGCCCACCGAGAGAGCCACGGACAGCCGCAGTCCCATGGCGTAGCTGTCCATGGAAGACTGTCCGGCATCGATGAGATTTGCAGTGGCGGCGATGCTCGCAGCCTCAGCGGCCACGGCGATCAGCGCTGGCTCTGCCACGGTGGTGCAAAAGCCAAGCAGAAAGGCGAACGTCAGAATCCAGAACAGACTCCCCTTTCTCGCAAGCGAGCGCGCCAGATTCTCCCCGATGGGAAACAGGCCCATTTCGAGCCCCTGCACGAAAAGCGCAAGCCCGACGAGGACCAACAGACTGCCGAAGGCCACTTCCCCGAGATTCGGGAAAGGCTGCCTGAGCACAACCGCCTGAAAGAAGACCACGACAAGAATGATGGGAAGCATGTCCTTGAGCGAGCTCCAGAGCTTGCCCAGAACAACCTTCGCAATTCGATCAAGAGTTTGAACCTTCATAATATTGGGTAGTTCCGCCTTTTTCGCAACCTTGCAAAAGAAATGTCCCAAGTCAAAGGTTCTTTGCATATTCGTGCATATTTATCACGGGATTGGATGTTCGAATACGTGCTAGCAAAAGAAAAACAACGTGAAGACTAAAACGCATTATCTATTAGCAGGCAACCGCGACGGAGGTCTGCGCCAGAATGGTAAACAGGCTGACACGTTACTTGCGGGTGAAGAAGGGATGGCTAGAAAACAAGTTGACGAGTGGTCACGCGATAAGGATCAAACGTGAAACGAAAAACATTTATGAGGCTCTATGAAGAGCCTTGTCAATAGATGATTCCCAAAATGACATCACAGTCGGCAGCGAAAAACGCTCTGTCACATTTTGCGCACGAAAAGCGAAAGTCTCTCTCATCTGTGAATCACTCATTAAAGCATCCATCGCACCAGCTAAAGCGGAAACATCTTCACAAGGGACAATCAAACCATCATAGCCATGATGCACAATATCCTTCACAGCACCACATTCTGTCGAAATCACAGCGACACCAGAAGCCATGGCCTCACATAACGCGTTAGGGAACCCTTCATAAGAAGAAGGAAGCACAAAAAGTTCTGTCTGCTGAAGACAATTGGCTACATTAACAATCTGTCCTGTAAAATGAACCCGGTCATTAAGACCGAGCGAAGAAACCAACTGCTTTAAAAAAAGATTCAACGGCCCGTCACCAACAAGAGCCAAATGCCAACTCTCATGACGGGATGCAATTTGACTGAACGCTTTGATTAACCTCGAATGCCCCTTCTCAGCCGATTGACGACCAATGGAAGTTAT is from Desulfovibrio oxyclinae DSM 11498 and encodes:
- a CDS encoding DUF1538 domain-containing protein, producing the protein MKVQTLDRIAKVVLGKLWSSLKDMLPIILVVVFFQAVVLRQPFPNLGEVAFGSLLVLVGLALFVQGLEMGLFPIGENLARSLARKGSLFWILTFAFLLGFCTTVAEPALIAVAAEAASIAATANLIDAGQSSMDSYAMGLRLSVALSVGVAILIGVLRIIRGWSISLVIISGYVLVMLMTIVAPEEIIGVAYDAGGVTTSTVTVPLVAALGVGLASIIRGRSPLLDGFGLVALASLLPMIFVMGYGLIIF